Part of the Sandaracinaceae bacterium genome, CCCTTGGCATCAGCCGGTGAACAACTCATTCAGCAAGGCCGCGAGCAAGGTCTGCAAGAAGGCCGCCAGCAGGGCCGCCAAGAAGGCACCCTCGCGACCCTGCGTACCAACGTGCGTACGCTGCTCAGCGCGCGTTTTGGGCCGCTCCAAGCTTCCCTCGAAGGACGCGTGGACGCCGCCACCGCGTCCGAGCTGGAACAGATGCTCCTCCGCGTTCAGACCGCCACGAGCGCCGACGAGGTGCTCGACGCGCCGTGATGTCCGGTCTCGGTCGCTGACCCCGCCGGAAATGCGCCCACCGTGACCGATCAGCGACACCGGGATGCGACCGACGTCGGCCCGTGCGAGCCTGATCGGGGGCTCGCCGTGTGCATGGGGGTCAGAGCATGGAGCGCTTGAACGCGGCCGGCGCCATGTCGGCCACGTCAAGCCTGAACACGTCGCGGTGGGTGCCGAGCCGCTCGAAGGCCCAGGCAAGGTAGGCCTGGACGGGTACCCCGATGGCGCGGCAGGTAGCCACGATGCCGAGCAGGACGCAGGCACGGTGCGCTCCCTCCGAGCTGCCGGCGAAGAGCATGTTCAGGCGCAGCTTCGCGACGTTCTGGAACTCTCGCTCGGTGGGCGAGTTGTCGATGGGGACGTCCGGTCGTCGATGAATCGGAAGAGCGCATCGCGGTGGTTTCTGTAGTAGCGCACCGCCGCCATGAGCGGTTCCGAGGGGAGGAGCACGGGCTCGACGGCCGCGAGCCACACCTCGAAGTCGTCGGCGAGCGGCCGGACGTAGCGTTGCCGATGCTCTCGCAGCGCTTCGCCTATGAGACCTAGCGCCTGCGCCTTTTCCTCTTCGCCGTAGATGGCGCCGATGAATGCCCCGCCCTCTTTGGCGAGCCCTGGTTGGGTGGCCTCGGCGTCGCGAAACTTGCGCCGCCCGTGAGCGTTGCAGCCGGTCTCGATCACACGCCCCGTCTCGAACACCGCGTTGAAGCGATGCTCGGCGTCCGCGGTGAGCTTGCCCGTGAACGGCGCGAGCTTGGACACCACCGACTCGCTGCTCTTGTCGGCCTCGTACTGGAACACCGCGAGCTCGTGGTTTCGGTACAGCTCGATGTAGCCGTTGTGCGCGACCGGGAGCTTTGGCACGAGCACCTTGAGGCCCGTTCCATCGGTGGCCATCCACGAGCCCGCGAGGAGCGCTCGCCAGTGGTAGCCGTCGACGGGCGCGAGCAGGTCCGCAGCTCGCTCAATGAACGACACGAGCGTGCCCATTGCCAGCGGCACGCCCCGCTCGGCGAGATCACGGCGAAGCCGGTCGAGCGGCGTCAGCAGCCCGAACTTCTGATGGACCAGCCATCCGAGCCACTCGCCCGTGACCTTCGAGCGCTCGTAGGGCGCTGGCAGGGAGCGCGGTGTCGTGCGTCCTCCGCAGCTCCGACAGCGGCAGGTGGTGCGGCGCACCACACGTCGACGCTGATGCTCCTTGACCACGTGGAGCTTCTCCTCGGTGATCTCGTCAGCGGCATCGAGCGCTGTGCTCCCGCAGTGCATGCAAGCGTCCGGTCGAAGCGTGTGCTCCTCCGCCTCGAGGTGCGGCGGGAGCTTCTTGCGCCCCGTCGGTTTCACCGGCGACTTGGCCTTCTCTTCCTCGGTGGGCTTCCCGGGCGCCTGCGGACGCTCGTCGAACGCGCGCTTGGCTTCGCCTTCGACTGTGGGCGGCGGCGCGGGAGGCTTCACGGCCGGGGTCTTGCGTTGCTTGCGCTGGGCGATGGCCAGCAGCTGCGCCACGCGCTCGTTCAGCTTCGCCAACTGCTGGACGAGCTGAGAGACCTGACCGCGCAGCTCGGCGTTCTCTCGTTGCAGCGCCTCGACGTCGACCACGACGGCAAGAGATCACGCCAGGAGAACGCTGTCGATCCCCTACCGCCGCACATCCGCTCGTGCGCGGCGGTACCAGCCCTGTCGCGCCGCCGTGAAATCGATGCCAGCGAGCAGCGACGCGAACGCCGTACCGTCGATTTGCACCTGGGTTTCCGCGCCGTCGATGCGCGGCAGCTGGAAGCTGCCAGCCTCGAGCCGCTTCGCCAGCAGACACCACCCCGAACCATCGAACCACAGGGCCTTCGCGATCCGTCGCCGCTTGTTCATGAACAAGTAGAGGTGCCCATCTACAGGGTCGAGTCCAAGCCAACGCACCGCTCCTGCAAGCGAGTCGAACGAGCCGCGCATGTCGATGGGCTCCACTGCCACGAACACGCGCACCGTCGGCGGCAGGCTGACTACACACCGGTCGGGGACTTCTATCTTTGAACCCAAACCTCGAACGCCCGACTGTTGAACACGCACACCTTGGCGACGCGACCTTCGGACAGGACACCCCCACGCGCTATCGGTGTGTGATACCCAACTCGGTCTGTCAGATCGACGAGCACTTCTTCACCCCGGACAGTGATCCGGTCAGGACCCATCCTACCGTCCGAACGCTGTTGTTCGATCACGGCAACTTCACCTTCTACCCAGTGGCACCTCTCCATTCCATCACGAACGAGGTCTGCCTGAATCGAGGCCCCATGTAGTGAACCTGATATGGTCGCAACCCCGACCAGGATCGCAGCACAGGCAAAGACTCTCGCGTTGCGAATCCAGGCAAGTCGGGCTCCAACCGCCGCCGCCACCCCAAACAGCGCCCCGACGACCATCGCCGCATCCAGACCTGCCGACCTATATACTAGTTCCCACATAGCACCTCAATCACTGTCACCGAACTCCAACCAACTGCCAAAGTCGATCCTATCACCATGCCCAAAGCCGATCCCGGGATCTTGCTCGGTTCGCTCAGTCGTCACGACAGGAATGTAGAGCGTGTCGAACCTCCTGAACACGTTGAAGCCCGTAGAAGTACTACGCTGAGCTAGGTCAATCCCAAAGTACGCAGGGTTGTCCTCAGACAGATCGCCGTCTCCCCAGAATATCGTAAATATTCCAAGAATCTCAAGATTATGGAATATCCCCTTCCACTCTGCACCTCGCCCACCGATTGCGATATTCGGCCCAAACGACCACCCAAACCCGGCCCCCAGCGCGTAGTTCTCTTGCCTGAGTGAATCGCCATCGTCTACGGTGGGCACAACGAGATAGAGACCACTGTGACCTTCGCCTTCAAGCGGCGCAACAGACTGAACGTTTAGACCTACGGAACCTGCGGTACCTAGAGTGCCTCCGCTCACGGTCCCGGAGAAACCAAACGAGAAGTCAACTGGTATCGACGAGATCATCCAGGGTCGTTCTTCAGACTGTTCCTGGTCGCTGTCCTCGGGTGGCGGAGATGACGCTTCATCGCCACCCGTAGCTGCGAGCATCAGGAGTAGCAGCTGCGCGCTAGCGTCGTCAGAAATCGCCTCCTCCATCAGCTGCTCCAGTGTGGGCTGACGGGGGCGCGGGGGCTGTCGCTCAGGGGACGCCTCAGCGGGTGGTGCGGTCGGATCGGAGAGTAGGATTTGCTGCTCCTCCGGGTCCCAGTCCTGCATCACATGGTTGGGCGTCCGAGGGGGGGGGGCTGGACATTCGCCTTGGCATTGGAGCCCGAGCGGGTCCCTGGCCTGCAACAGGCTCCCGCCAACGTAGTGGTACCCGTTCATCGCCTCGCCTCCGCCCATGGCGTGCACGCTCAGCGGGTCTACGCTTGCCCAGCGGCCGAGCCGGGGGATCAGATACCGCTCCCCGAAGTACACCAGCCCAACTTCTTCGTCGGCTTCCTTGCCCGTGAAGCCGATCGGCTCGAGCTGCATGGAGACGTCCTCGGTGGTTCGGTGCGTCTCGCGTGCGCCGTTGGGGTAGAAGGTGGTGTGTTCCAGGAGGTCGCCACTTTGCAGATCTACGACGGCGGCGGTGCTGTGGACCAGGTCGCTGAGCGGGAGGGTCAGGCGTTGCTCGCAGGTGAGGGCGCCTGTGGGGTCCAGCTCGTTGTTGTTGGCCCAGACGAGGCGGGCGCCGCCCACGAGGTATTGGGTCTCGGTTCCGAGGGTGGTGCTGGCGTGGTAGGTGTGGCCGGCGTAGTCGTGCTCGAGGCCGCGGCGCTCGTAGTCGCCTGGATAGGGCTGGAGCGTGGTGGCGGCGAAGGCGTCTCCGTCGCGGCCGCGGTTGAGGGTCTCCTTGATCACCCGGACGTTGCCGGCGTCGTAGCGGTAGCGCTGCTGGACCATGAGGTACCAGCCGCCGGAGGCGCCTTGGCGGTCGTAGCGGCGGGCCTCGGCCAGGCGGTTGAGCTCGTCCCAGTCGTAGCGGTAGTGCTGCTCGCGCTGGCAGCGGCAGTTGTTCTCGAGCGTGCTGCGGCGGGTGGCGAGGCTCTGGTCGCGGGGGTCGGCGCAGACGAGCGTGGCGGAGCGGTCGAGGCACTGGCTGCGCACCGTCATGTGGGTGACGTTGCCGTCCTGGCCGTAGTTCAGGGTGACGTAGCCGCCGTGGTCCACGCCCACTTGGCGCGTGGCCGGGGCCGGCCGGATGTTGGTGCTGAGGTACAGGGCGCTCGGGCGGTCGGATGGCGACAGCGGGGAGAAGCCCGGGTCGTCGTTGCCGCTGCTCAGCAGGCCGGCCGAGCGCTCGTAGAAGACACCCTGGTCGTCGGTCCAGTCGGTCTGGTTGGCCAGCCAGTCGTAGTCGTACGTGAGGTCACGCACGCGCGTGGGCGCGTTGGTGGACACCATCGGCGCCGGCCGCCGGTGCATGGGGTCGCGCTCGCCGTGGGTGCTGCCGTCGAGGTTGGGGCGGGTGCGCTCCTCGCGCCAGTCCGTCGCCGCATCGTCGTAGCCCGGGTCGAACGCGCCCGTCTGGTCGTTCATGTACGTGAACGCCACGTTCGTGACGCGGTAGAGCGCGTCGTGCTCGATGTTCTGGCGCCACGGACGGTAGCCGGCGGGCCACTCGGCCGTAGCGCGGGCGTCGGTCACCTCGGTCAGGTTGCTGACCGCGTCCCAGGTGTACTGGAAGTCGTGCACGGTGGTGACGGCGTTGAGGTCGGGCACCACGGCCCCCGCGCTGGGGGTACGCACGGCCAGGCTGCGCTCGGGGCGTCCTCGCTCGTCGTAGGTGGTCTCCGTGTACAGGGTGCCGATGACCTGGGGGTCGCCGTAGTCCGTTCGCACGGGCTGCCGGTCGGCGTTGTAGGTGACGTTGCGCACGATGGGCACGCCGTAGAGGGTGCCGCCGTTGGCGGACACGCGGAGGTCCACGCCAATCGGCAGGCCCAGCTGGTTGTAGTGCAGCGTGCCGCCGACTTCGGGAGTGAAGCCCGTCTCTCCCCCCATGGCTTCCCAGTCGGGGTCGCTGGGGTAGTCCATGGCGACGGGCCGCCCCGCGTAGTCGTAGGTGGTGCGCGCGACGTAGGTGTGGCCTGCTTCCTCGTCCCAGCGGCGGGTGGTCGGTGCCAATGGCGCACGCAAGCCAGTCTGCGTGAGCTGCGCGTTCAGGCTGGCGTTGAGGTTTCGTGCGCGGGGCAGCACCGCCATCTGGCGCAGCGCGGCTTCGGGCTGGCCGCGCTGGTCGTAGACCACCACGCTGCGCTGCGCGCGATCGGTCGAGCCGCTCAGCCGGCCTATCCAGCGCGGGTTGTCGGACACGGCTGCCACGTCCAGGTCGAAGTCGGGCTCTTCGTCGAAGAAGTAGCGCACGTCCACCAGCTGGCCCTGCTGGGCGTCCTCGGCCATGCCGATGGCGTCGAGTGGCAGCGCCGTGTCGGGCAGGTCGCCCGGCGGGATGGCCTCGGCGCAGGTGACGTAGTCCTCGGCGATGAGCCGGCCGGCGTGGTCGTAGTAGAAGTTCTGGCCGCAGCCGCGCGGGTCGCGCACCGCGGCCAAGTCGCCCACGTCGTTGAAGAGGTAGCGCCAGGTGCGGTTGGCGTCCGTGCGCGCGGCGTCGCGCGAGTCGCTGTCGGGGTCGGTGGAGGCCACCCGACGCCCGAGGGAGTCATAGGTGAAGGTGCGGAACAGCAGGTGGGTGCCCACCACGCTGGCCCCGGCGCCGAAGGGGGTGTCGTCCTCGGTCTCGGCGCGCCCCACCTGCAGCGCCACGCCGTCGGCGCGGTAGAGACTGCCCAGCCGATAGGTCTCGAGCACGTTGCCCGTGGACGCGCGCCGTTGGCGCAGCACCTGGTCGATGGTGCGCCCCTGGCCGTCCACGCGGGTGGTGGTGCACGTGGCGTTGAAGCGCGGGTTGGAGCTGCGGTCGAGCGCGTCGCACACCGTGGTGCTGGTGGCGCCGTAGGCCGTGTGGGTCTCGGTGTGGTCTTCGGCCGCGGCGCGGATGACGCGCCCGAAGGCGTCGTAGGTTGCCGTGGTGTAGGCCGTGGTGGGGATGGTCAGGGCCGCTGCCGCGCTGGGCTCGGCGCCTCCCCACAGGTCGTTGTGGTAGCCCATGTAGGAGCTTCCGCGCGCGTTGAGCACGGCCAGCCCGCTGCGCTCCCACTCCATTGGCCCGCGGCGCGCAAGCGAGACGCGCGGGCGGCCGAGACCGTCCACGTACGAGACAGTGTCTAGGTACTCGGGGGCCGTGCAGCCCACGTTGCCGTGGTTGACACGGGCCATGATGCGGCTGACCGGCGAGTCGGCGGTCGCCAGCTGGTAGGTGAACGACTGGGTCGGGGCCCCCGTCATGGTGCAGTCGTCGAACGCGGGTGGCACCACCGCCGTCAGGCGCCCGAGGCCGTCGTAGGCCACCGACGAGGTCTCGTCGTTCGGGTCGGTGGCCGTGCGCAACACGCCCATGCCGCGCTCCCACGTGGCATGGGTCTCCAGCAGGCAGAAGGGGGCTCCGGCGTTGGCCACCGGGTCGGCGCAGAATGTGGCGTCTCGTCCCCGCCGGATGGCGATGCGCTCCGACGTGGGTAGCTGGGCGTAGGCCTCGTCCACGCTGACCTCGGAGTAGCGCAGGCACTCGTTCAGCCCGCCTGCGTGCAGGTTGCCGCTTGCGCAGCTGGCGCGGGGCGTGCCCCACGCGTCGTACTGCGTGGAGGACTCGATGACCTGCGCGCTGGGCATGGTGTAGCCCTGCGCGTCGGCCGTGCCGGCGAACTCGAAGGTGACGCCGCCGGGCAGCTGGGCGAGCGCCTGAGTGTGCTGCAGGTCACCCGTGACCGGGTCGAAGGTCTGCGTGCTCCGGCCCAGCTGGAGTCCGCCGTCGCTGGCGCCCGTGGTGAAGCTCTCCACGGTGCGCCACAGCCAGTTGCCGCCGGGCAGCAGCGCGGGCACCACGTGCCCCACGGTGAGGTCCTGGGGATACGCGGCCGGTTCGGTGTCGTGCTCGTCCTGCAGGCGGCCGTGCGTGGTCTGCTGCCAGACGTTGCCCACGTTGTCGACCACGTCGGTGGTGCCACGCACGTGGGCAAAGCGCGCGCTGCGCACGGGCACACGCCACGTGTAGGGCGCCCCCGTCGTCGTCGCGCCGCCGTTGTTGTCCACGCCCTCGAACTGCAGCCACGGCAGCTCGCGCTCCTCGCGCGCCCCCACGAACTCGGCGTGGTGGTAGCGGAACTCGTCGGTCTGCGAGACGTAGGCGTACCAGACCACGCGTCCGTCGAGGCCCGTGACGAGGTGGCGCGCCACCACGGTGCCGTGCGCGGTGGCCAGGTAGGCGTGCTGGGCGTCGTACGTCTCCGTGTACCACTGGCGCCCCTTGAGCGCCTCGAAGGGGTTCTCGGCCAGACGGTCGCTGGCGATGTCGCTCGGTCGGCGCCCCTGGTGGAAGTAGGTGCGCACGTACTGCGTTCCGTGGTGCTCATCGCCGATGGCCACGGCGTCGGCCGCGCCGAAGCCCCGGAACTCCTGCTCGATGCCCTCGTAGTAGCCCTCGTGGAACTTGAACTCGCTGCGCGTGACGTTGGCCGCGCGCCCCAGCAGGTTGAAGTTGTCCGTGGTGCTCACGGCGCGCACCACCGTGCTCAGCACTGGCGTGCCGCCGCTGCGGTACACGCAGCGCCCGCTCAGCTCGTACAGCAACTGGTCGCCCCAGGGGCACTGGGCGGGTCCTGGCCCCGGGTCGGTCAGGGTCTTGCCACGAGGGGGGCCCACCTGGCTCCACTGGAACTCGTCGCCCCCGCAGTCGCCTGGGCACTGGTCCGCCTGCACCAGGTCGCGGGTGTAGTCCTCGGCGGCGCTGGCGTAAGTGAGCGTGGTGGCGGCACCGAGGCCGTTGTGCACGCGGGTGAGCAGGCGTGGACGGACACCGCCCAGCAAGTCCATGTACTGCCACTCGCCGGCCCGCCCGTACACCAGGTCCGTGGTACCCGAGCCGTCGATGTCGGCGAAGCGCACGTTGGAAGCGAACTCGGGGGCGAAGGGCGAGGCGAACGTCTGGCGCGCCGTGAAGCGCTCGCCGTTCACGTTCATCCACACGTCCAGGTTGCGGTAGCGCACCTGCACCACGTCGCTCAGGCCGTCCTCGTTCACGTCGACGGTGAACACGCCGCTCAAGTCTGGGTTCAGCTCCGGCGGTGCGTTCTCCATGTGGCGCTCGCGGCCTGCGCCCTCGTTGCGGCCGCACGTGGCTGGGCCGTCGCCCCACAGGGCCTCGCCGCGCCCGGGCCAATACACCAGGCGCCCGCGGCGCATGCGCACGATGTCCTGCACGCCGTCGCCGTTCATGTCCGCCAGGCGAATCTCCGAGTCGCTGAAGTCGACCGGGTTGCCGTCGTGCAGCAAGCAGGTCTCGAGGGGCGCGGTGGACAGGGTCCAGGTCCCGCTGCCCTCGTTGTAGATGGCCTGCCCGAAGCGCCCCTCGCCGCCGGGCGCCCAGCCCAGGTTCATCCAGGTCTGCATCACCGTGCCGGTGGTGCGCACCACGTCCACCAGGTGGTCGTTGTTGACGTCCCACATCTTGTAGTGCGCCCCGTCGCGCACGAGGTCGATGCGCGGGTCGTCTCCCACGTTGTCGAGCTCCACCTCGGCATAGGTAAAGCCCCAGCCCTGCTGCGCGGGGCGCACGCTGTAGTCCACCTCTTCGTCCGCGCGGCGCGTGGGCGTGAAGTACCCGTAGCGATCGAGCCGCGGCATGTGCAGCAGGTCGCCGCGGCCGTCGCCGTCCACGTCCATGGGCGCGATGTTGGCGTTGCGCATGCGCATGACGCCGCTCAGGTCGCCGCGCATGGGGACGGGCACCGCGTCGCTGAACACGCCCGCGCGACCGGCCGGGGTGGTGCTCGCGCCGCGGAAGCCGTTGAAGAACACGCCTGCCGCGGGGGCGCCAGAGGCCGTGCGGTAGCGCGCGGGCTCGGTCACGATGAGGTCCGGCAGGCCGTCCGTGTTGACGTCGTACAGGTCCGCGTCGGCGAGGTCCACCGACACGTCGGGGCCGAACGCGACGTTGTGCACCGCGTTGTCCACGCCGCCAAAGCCCGCGACGGAACCGAGTGGCATCTGGCTGTACTCGAAGGTCATCGGCGGGAGCAGCTCGCCCACCGTGCTGTCTTCGAGCGCCGTCTCGAGCACGCGCCCGTTGGTCATCACACCTGGGGGCGCGTTGCCCAGTGGCACGTTGGGGCGGCCCTCCACCTGCACGCTCGCGAGGAGCGAGTGATGCACCTGGCCGTGGTAGGCTAGGTGGTAGCGGCGGACCAGGTAGCGGGTGCCCACCGCCTCCTCGGCCATGGTCACGGTCACCATGCGCACGCGCCAGCGCAGCTCGGTGCGCCAGCCCATGGTGTAGCTGCTGAACACGTCGGGGCGCGCCGTGTCGTAGGTGATCTGCACGTGCGCGGCGTATTGACTGAGCGGGGCGCGGCACGCGCGCTGGGCGTCGGGGACGCCCCCCTGCGCGCAGCTGTTGGGCGACACGTAGTAGATGTCGGCCAGGTAGTTGTGCCCGCGGTCCTCGAGGTAGCGGTAGTACACCGTCGACCCGTGCGCGTCGCTCATGCGGGTGAGGTACCAGCTGAAAATGCGACCATGCCCTGCCCCCAGCTCGCTGGTGAGGCTCAGGCGGCTGTCGAGGTCCGGGGGGCCCGTCATGGCCGGCAGCTCACCGAAGTCGAAGCGCGTACCGTCCTTTCCCTGCACCACCCAGCGGCGACCGTCCGGCGAGCGGAAGAAGCGCATGAACCCGCCCTCCACACGCGCGCGGTACTGCTGCCACGTCGCCACGTCCGTCGGCACATCCCGGGCGCTGTCCACGTCGAAGAGGCCGCTGGCGTCCACCGTGCCCATGCGGGTGCTGTCGACGGGCACCAGCTCTTGGCCGCCGTTGTAGATGAAGCGGTCTTCCTGCGCGTGCCACGCTTGGCGGTCGTCGTAGCGGGGGAGTCCGCGGTCGGTCTGTCGAGCGATGAACGGCACGCTCATCCCCCAGCCGATGCCGACGACGCCGTTGCCGCTGGTGCTGGAGTAGCCGAGCCCGAGCGACGGCTGGACGCCGGCCCGACCTGCGGGGAGCGCGATGGGCACGCCAAAGGTCGCCGTGCCGCTGCTCAGGTTGGGCGTGAAGCTCTCGCCCATGCCTTCGATGGAGCCCTCGGCGTTGGGCAGCGAGATGGCCTGCGGCGTAACGGAGCTGTTGCCCTGCTCCGCGCCGGGAAGGTCTTTGGGCTCGGCTCCTTCGGGCTCTTGTTCCTCGCCCTCACCGGGTTCGACGCGCTCCTCGACGCTGTCCTGCTCCTCGTCACCGGTCAGTTCGCGACGCTGCTCGTCCTCGGCGTCGGCGTGCTCCTCGGCCCCATGGCGGCTCCCGCGTGCCTCGGTCTCGCGGCCAGCGACCGTCCCGCGACCCGCGGCCGACTGCACGTCCTCGCCCGACGAGCTGCGCTGCGTGCTCACGCCGGCGCGCGTGCCCGCCTGGGACATGGCGCCCGCGGGCAGCCAGAGAGCCGGGGCAAGCAAGCATCCCAGCAGCAACACTCTCTTCGCGATTCGAGTCCGTCTCATCCGTCATTCTCCCGCGCCGAGCTGCCCCGGCT contains:
- a CDS encoding transposase domain-containing protein, translating into MLFAGSSEGAHRACVLLGIVATCRAIGVPVQAYLAWAFERLGTHRDVFRLDVADMAPAAFKRSML
- a CDS encoding VCBS repeat-containing protein, coding for MRRTRIAKRVLLLGCLLAPALWLPAGAMSQAGTRAGVSTQRSSSGEDVQSAAGRGTVAGRETEARGSRHGAEEHADAEDEQRRELTGDEEQDSVEERVEPGEGEEQEPEGAEPKDLPGAEQGNSSVTPQAISLPNAEGSIEGMGESFTPNLSSGTATFGVPIALPAGRAGVQPSLGLGYSSTSGNGVVGIGWGMSVPFIARQTDRGLPRYDDRQAWHAQEDRFIYNGGQELVPVDSTRMGTVDASGLFDVDSARDVPTDVATWQQYRARVEGGFMRFFRSPDGRRWVVQGKDGTRFDFGELPAMTGPPDLDSRLSLTSELGAGHGRIFSWYLTRMSDAHGSTVYYRYLEDRGHNYLADIYYVSPNSCAQGGVPDAQRACRAPLSQYAAHVQITYDTARPDVFSSYTMGWRTELRWRVRMVTVTMAEEAVGTRYLVRRYHLAYHGQVHHSLLASVQVEGRPNVPLGNAPPGVMTNGRVLETALEDSTVGELLPPMTFEYSQMPLGSVAGFGGVDNAVHNVAFGPDVSVDLADADLYDVNTDGLPDLIVTEPARYRTASGAPAAGVFFNGFRGASTTPAGRAGVFSDAVPVPMRGDLSGVMRMRNANIAPMDVDGDGRGDLLHMPRLDRYGYFTPTRRADEEVDYSVRPAQQGWGFTYAEVELDNVGDDPRIDLVRDGAHYKMWDVNNDHLVDVVRTTGTVMQTWMNLGWAPGGEGRFGQAIYNEGSGTWTLSTAPLETCLLHDGNPVDFSDSEIRLADMNGDGVQDIVRMRRGRLVYWPGRGEALWGDGPATCGRNEGAGRERHMENAPPELNPDLSGVFTVDVNEDGLSDVVQVRYRNLDVWMNVNGERFTARQTFASPFAPEFASNVRFADIDGSGTTDLVYGRAGEWQYMDLLGGVRPRLLTRVHNGLGAATTLTYASAAEDYTRDLVQADQCPGDCGGDEFQWSQVGPPRGKTLTDPGPGPAQCPWGDQLLYELSGRCVYRSGGTPVLSTVVRAVSTTDNFNLLGRAANVTRSEFKFHEGYYEGIEQEFRGFGAADAVAIGDEHHGTQYVRTYFHQGRRPSDIASDRLAENPFEALKGRQWYTETYDAQHAYLATAHGTVVARHLVTGLDGRVVWYAYVSQTDEFRYHHAEFVGAREERELPWLQFEGVDNNGGATTTGAPYTWRVPVRSARFAHVRGTTDVVDNVGNVWQQTTHGRLQDEHDTEPAAYPQDLTVGHVVPALLPGGNWLWRTVESFTTGASDGGLQLGRSTQTFDPVTGDLQHTQALAQLPGGVTFEFAGTADAQGYTMPSAQVIESSTQYDAWGTPRASCASGNLHAGGLNECLRYSEVSVDEAYAQLPTSERIAIRRGRDATFCADPVANAGAPFCLLETHATWERGMGVLRTATDPNDETSSVAYDGLGRLTAVVPPAFDDCTMTGAPTQSFTYQLATADSPVSRIMARVNHGNVGCTAPEYLDTVSYVDGLGRPRVSLARRGPMEWERSGLAVLNARGSSYMGYHNDLWGGAEPSAAAALTIPTTAYTTATYDAFGRVIRAAAEDHTETHTAYGATSTTVCDALDRSSNPRFNATCTTTRVDGQGRTIDQVLRQRRASTGNVLETYRLGSLYRADGVALQVGRAETEDDTPFGAGASVVGTHLLFRTFTYDSLGRRVASTDPDSDSRDAARTDANRTWRYLFNDVGDLAAVRDPRGCGQNFYYDHAGRLIAEDYVTCAEAIPPGDLPDTALPLDAIGMAEDAQQGQLVDVRYFFDEEPDFDLDVAAVSDNPRWIGRLSGSTDRAQRSVVVYDQRGQPEAALRQMAVLPRARNLNASLNAQLTQTGLRAPLAPTTRRWDEEAGHTYVARTTYDYAGRPVAMDYPSDPDWEAMGGETGFTPEVGGTLHYNQLGLPIGVDLRVSANGGTLYGVPIVRNVTYNADRQPVRTDYGDPQVIGTLYTETTYDERGRPERSLAVRTPSAGAVVPDLNAVTTVHDFQYTWDAVSNLTEVTDARATAEWPAGYRPWRQNIEHDALYRVTNVAFTYMNDQTGAFDPGYDDAATDWREERTRPNLDGSTHGERDPMHRRPAPMVSTNAPTRVRDLTYDYDWLANQTDWTDDQGVFYERSAGLLSSGNDDPGFSPLSPSDRPSALYLSTNIRPAPATRQVGVDHGGYVTLNYGQDGNVTHMTVRSQCLDRSATLVCADPRDQSLATRRSTLENNCRCQREQHYRYDWDELNRLAEARRYDRQGASGGWYLMVQQRYRYDAGNVRVIKETLNRGRDGDAFAATTLQPYPGDYERRGLEHDYAGHTYHASTTLGTETQYLVGGARLVWANNNELDPTGALTCEQRLTLPLSDLVHSTAAVVDLQSGDLLEHTTFYPNGARETHRTTEDVSMQLEPIGFTGKEADEEVGLVYFGERYLIPRLGRWASVDPLSVHAMGGGEAMNGYHYVGGSLLQARDPLGLQCQGECPAPPPRTPNHVMQDWDPEEQQILLSDPTAPPAEASPERQPPRPRQPTLEQLMEEAISDDASAQLLLLMLAATGGDEASSPPPEDSDQEQSEERPWMISSIPVDFSFGFSGTVSGGTLGTAGSVGLNVQSVAPLEGEGHSGLYLVVPTVDDGDSLRQENYALGAGFGWSFGPNIAIGGRGAEWKGIFHNLEILGIFTIFWGDGDLSEDNPAYFGIDLAQRSTSTGFNVFRRFDTLYIPVVTTERTEQDPGIGFGHGDRIDFGSWLEFGDSD
- the tnpB gene encoding IS66 family insertion sequence element accessory protein TnpB yields the protein MFVAVEPIDMRGSFDSLAGAVRWLGLDPVDGHLYLFMNKRRRIAKALWFDGSGWCLLAKRLEAGSFQLPRIDGAETQVQIDGTAFASLLAGIDFTAARQGWYRRARADVRR
- a CDS encoding Yae1 family protein yields the protein MDRPLAPVARIATWLLRDGRDVRAIVAHMEAWAALLAFVAQRYPDEFEALLRYVLLAGGEQSLEDVRRAIMILVPTAEGPLASAGEQLIQQGREQGLQEGRQQGRQEGTLATLRTNVRTLLSARFGPLQASLEGRVDAATASELEQMLLRVQTATSADEVLDAP
- a CDS encoding IS66 family transposase, with product MVDVEALQRENAELRGQVSQLVQQLAKLNERVAQLLAIAQRKQRKTPAVKPPAPPPTVEGEAKRAFDERPQAPGKPTEEEKAKSPVKPTGRKKLPPHLEAEEHTLRPDACMHCGSTALDAADEITEEKLHVVKEHQRRRVVRRTTCRCRSCGGRTTPRSLPAPYERSKVTGEWLGWLVHQKFGLLTPLDRLRRDLAERGVPLAMGTLVSFIERAADLLAPVDGYHWRALLAGSWMATDGTGLKVLVPKLPVAHNGYIELYRNHELAVFQYEADKSSESVVSKLAPFTGKLTADAEHRFNAVFETGRVIETGCNAHGRRKFRDAEATQPGLAKEGGAFIGAIYGEEEKAQALGLIGEALREHRQRYVRPLADDFEVWLAAVEPVLLPSEPLMAAVRYYRNHRDALFRFIDDRTSPSTTRPPSESSRTSRSCA